The proteins below are encoded in one region of Sulfolobus sp. A20:
- the lrs14 gene encoding HTH-type transcriptional regulator Lrs14 → MSETQLSEGTRIKLPSGKDAGLVDILSFCYGLSETDVTVLLALMKGDARGTEELESDLKLSKASINRSLNKLLEMGLVMRIKEPGNKAGRPRYLYKARDYAELKSKMLGDIKDCADKMAQLVEKEFRPI, encoded by the coding sequence ATGTCTGAAACACAATTAAGTGAAGGTACAAGAATAAAGTTACCATCTGGAAAGGATGCCGGTTTAGTAGATATTCTGTCATTCTGCTATGGATTGTCAGAAACAGATGTTACGGTGTTATTGGCGTTAATGAAGGGTGATGCCAGAGGTACAGAAGAGTTAGAAAGTGATCTTAAGTTGTCTAAGGCTTCAATTAATAGAAGTCTAAACAAATTATTGGAGATGGGTTTAGTTATGAGAATTAAAGAGCCAGGTAATAAAGCAGGAAGACCAAGGTATTTATATAAAGCAAGAGATTACGCGGAACTAAAATCTAAGATGCTAGGCGATATAAAGGATTGTGCTGATAAAATGGCTCAGTTAGTGGAGAAAGAATTTAGACCCATTTAA
- a CDS encoding PadR family transcriptional regulator, which translates to MYWHHKRGLRWLILYILSKGPMTGAQIMDEIEKMSYGMWRPSPGSVYPALDALESEGLIRISKVEKWKKYYELTPEGRKVIGVVEEEDKVKEAISQLEFSARYLIENYEKLSMDDKNKLKRVIEELSKIL; encoded by the coding sequence GTGTATTGGCATCATAAAAGGGGACTTAGATGGTTGATTCTATACATTTTGTCAAAGGGACCAATGACCGGAGCACAGATAATGGATGAGATAGAAAAGATGAGTTACGGAATGTGGAGACCATCTCCCGGCTCAGTATATCCAGCATTAGATGCGTTAGAGTCGGAAGGTTTAATAAGAATTAGTAAAGTTGAAAAATGGAAAAAATATTATGAGCTAACACCAGAGGGTAGGAAAGTTATTGGGGTAGTGGAAGAAGAGGATAAGGTAAAGGAAGCTATTTCTCAATTAGAGTTCTCAGCAAGATATCTAATAGAAAATTACGAGAAGCTTTCTATGGATGATAAAAATAAGTTAAAGAGAGTTATAGAAGAATTGTCAAAAATACTATAG
- a CDS encoding enoyl-CoA hydratase/isomerase family protein, protein MIEVEEYNSYYLLKFYSKDQKYNLFNINFMTQFIDVLHNLSYDKTRKFLILRGEDNFGAGADLKELLRATTNNEFASTFFNYMREIYHLLMDINKIVISQVKKIAYGASLEILLLSDYVIAETNTRFAAPAVRLGLFPPVLSSIGSFIIGYNNVKRLVYRGDILDAEEAKSIGLVNVVTNDIEKETEEILKEYSKMSISAILLAKRNMIRPFRQYIDKAFEDLILQVATDEAREGILSYINKTDPPWLIDFSKS, encoded by the coding sequence ATGATTGAAGTTGAGGAATATAATAGTTACTATTTACTTAAGTTTTACTCTAAAGATCAAAAATACAATCTATTCAATATTAATTTTATGACTCAGTTTATTGACGTTCTTCATAATTTGAGTTATGATAAAACAAGAAAGTTTCTAATTTTAAGAGGAGAGGATAATTTTGGTGCAGGAGCCGATTTAAAGGAATTATTAAGGGCTACAACTAATAATGAGTTCGCTTCAACCTTCTTCAATTACATGAGGGAGATCTATCATCTTCTAATGGATATAAATAAGATTGTTATTTCTCAAGTCAAAAAGATTGCATATGGAGCATCATTAGAGATCTTACTTCTCTCGGATTACGTAATAGCAGAGACTAATACTAGGTTTGCAGCTCCTGCAGTGAGATTAGGACTTTTCCCGCCCGTACTCTCTTCAATTGGTTCATTTATTATAGGATATAATAATGTAAAAAGATTAGTTTACAGGGGAGATATTCTAGATGCCGAAGAGGCAAAATCTATAGGACTAGTTAACGTTGTCACTAATGATATAGAAAAAGAAACGGAGGAAATATTAAAAGAATATAGTAAAATGTCTATCTCAGCTATCCTATTAGCTAAGAGAAATATGATAAGACCGTTTAGGCAGTATATTGACAAGGCCTTCGAGGACCTTATACTCCAAGTAGCAACTGACGAAGCTAGGGAAGGAATCTTGAGTTATATAAATAAGACAGATCCTCCTTGGCTAATCGATTTCTCTAAGTCTTAA
- a CDS encoding ABC transporter permease, translating to MANRILLTVSALIKDNLRNRFVIFWIIIFPLLLTLLFSLVFGGFSSYFHVVVVVNGNDELAKFLNTTRIFEGVTSIPFEYALQHNYIYVNVNNNNFTLYTSQQNEIFIPSLEAIINEYLHQSLSSNVEFNVVKVSNFTYYDYLISGMLGIITLSNGILGVIGVSAGYYRDRLIERLATSPLKSYEWVLSLVIYVIIITIISMLVIIILGIIYGFIPLISLTFILVLVISTLFFSSLGTVIYGLTPKDKIFLSEVVANVLVFPLMFLSNAFFPSYVYPPIARVFIEYQPLSIIITDIRDLTIYNTLPNLLEIIVILILALVLLYISSYKLLRLREID from the coding sequence ATGGCAAATAGAATATTGTTAACGGTATCCGCGTTAATTAAAGACAACCTAAGAAATAGGTTTGTAATATTTTGGATCATTATATTCCCATTATTACTTACACTACTATTTTCCTTAGTATTTGGAGGGTTTAGTAGTTATTTCCATGTTGTAGTAGTTGTTAATGGTAATGATGAATTAGCAAAATTTCTAAACACTACCAGAATATTCGAAGGTGTCACAAGTATACCTTTTGAATATGCATTACAACATAACTATATATATGTTAATGTTAACAATAATAATTTCACTTTATATACTAGCCAACAGAATGAAATATTCATACCATCTCTTGAGGCAATAATTAATGAGTATCTACATCAAAGCCTATCAAGTAATGTAGAATTTAATGTAGTGAAAGTATCAAATTTCACATACTATGACTACTTAATATCTGGAATGCTCGGAATTATTACACTGTCTAATGGAATATTGGGTGTTATAGGTGTTTCAGCTGGTTATTATAGGGACAGATTAATAGAGAGATTGGCTACATCTCCTCTTAAAAGTTATGAGTGGGTATTATCTTTAGTAATTTACGTCATTATAATAACTATAATTTCCATGCTAGTTATAATAATTCTCGGTATAATCTATGGATTTATTCCATTAATAAGCCTAACGTTTATCCTAGTTCTAGTAATATCTACATTATTCTTTAGTAGCCTTGGTACCGTCATATACGGTCTAACTCCCAAAGATAAAATTTTCCTATCAGAAGTTGTAGCGAACGTTCTAGTGTTCCCACTAATGTTCTTAAGTAACGCCTTCTTTCCATCGTACGTATATCCGCCTATAGCTAGAGTTTTTATTGAATATCAACCATTATCGATAATAATAACAGATATTAGAGATCTGACCATATACAATACTTTACCAAACCTATTAGAAATTATCGTTATATTAATTCTGGCTCTCGTTCTACTATACATTAGTTCATATAAATTATTAAGACTTAGAGAAATCGATTAG
- a CDS encoding ABC transporter ATP-binding protein gives MNNGIVIQVRDLHKSFKGKEVLKGITFNVYKGEIFSLLGPNGAGKTTTVKVLSCVLKPSEGYISVFDYKVPEDCKKVRENIGVMPQDYQGFMDLTVRENIEYFVKLYNGKENKVNELISMFKLDEVSNEKMRNLSGGYRRRVGLASAFAGNQGILFLDEPTVGLDPKARREFWELLKRIKSSGVTILLTTHYLDEAQKLADRVGILYKGNLVKISTPEQLLEEFKTQNLEDAYLELINSLEEENGK, from the coding sequence ATGAATAATGGTATAGTTATTCAAGTTAGAGACTTACATAAGAGCTTTAAGGGTAAGGAAGTACTGAAGGGAATTACGTTTAACGTTTACAAGGGGGAGATATTCTCTTTACTAGGTCCAAACGGAGCTGGAAAAACTACTACTGTAAAAGTATTATCTTGCGTCTTAAAACCTTCTGAGGGCTATATATCGGTCTTTGATTATAAAGTTCCTGAGGACTGCAAGAAAGTAAGGGAAAATATAGGAGTTATGCCGCAAGATTATCAAGGCTTTATGGATCTGACTGTAAGGGAAAATATAGAATATTTTGTGAAACTCTATAACGGCAAAGAGAATAAGGTAAATGAACTAATATCCATGTTCAAACTAGATGAGGTGAGCAACGAAAAAATGCGAAACTTATCCGGAGGTTATAGAAGAAGGGTTGGATTAGCTTCTGCATTTGCCGGTAATCAAGGAATTTTATTTTTAGATGAGCCAACTGTAGGACTAGATCCTAAGGCAAGAAGAGAATTCTGGGAATTACTTAAGAGAATAAAGAGTTCAGGAGTAACAATACTATTAACTACACATTATTTAGATGAGGCACAAAAATTAGCTGATAGAGTAGGTATATTATATAAGGGTAATTTAGTGAAAATTTCTACTCCAGAACAATTATTGGAAGAATTCAAGACTCAAAACTTGGAGGATGCTTATTTGGAATTAATAAATTCACTGGAGGAAGAAAATGGCAAATAG
- a CDS encoding AIR synthase family protein: MSFGKIPVNKFINKLPIGDCEICPSIGEDAGVIELNEKYLIIHSDPITETREDAGFLSVAVACNDINMKGVKCKWVINTILLSHVTHLEKIITGISEACNIIGCKILGGHTEVTDGISKDIVVTTALSTSNSFLSYNSVKEGMKVILVGNPGIEGTWILAKDYEDLLILKGVDKKIIENAKKFRNDIIIQDKALKVKDYVAVMHDATEGGILQALLEIAKASNHKVVVDLGKIKLREETRVISSALNIDPLKLISSGAFIAISDKPDLIINSVSDAYIIGEVLNGDPILHVKGVGEFNEDFEEELVKFESRYNGWRKG; encoded by the coding sequence GTGAGTTTCGGTAAAATTCCAGTAAACAAGTTTATTAATAAATTACCCATAGGAGATTGTGAAATATGCCCTTCGATAGGCGAAGATGCTGGAGTTATAGAGCTAAATGAGAAGTATCTGATTATTCACTCAGACCCTATAACAGAAACTAGAGAAGACGCTGGATTTCTGTCAGTAGCTGTTGCCTGCAATGATATAAATATGAAAGGAGTTAAGTGTAAATGGGTTATTAACACTATACTTCTCTCTCATGTTACTCATCTGGAGAAAATAATAACTGGTATTTCAGAAGCGTGTAATATTATTGGTTGTAAGATATTAGGTGGGCATACTGAAGTTACTGATGGGATAAGCAAAGATATTGTAGTAACTACAGCATTGTCAACTAGTAACAGTTTTCTAAGCTACAACAGTGTAAAGGAGGGAATGAAAGTGATATTAGTTGGTAATCCGGGAATAGAAGGTACGTGGATTTTAGCTAAAGACTACGAGGATTTATTAATCTTAAAAGGAGTTGATAAGAAAATTATTGAGAATGCTAAAAAGTTTAGAAATGATATCATTATACAAGATAAAGCCTTGAAAGTAAAGGATTATGTAGCTGTGATGCACGATGCTACCGAAGGTGGAATCTTGCAAGCCTTATTGGAAATAGCTAAAGCTTCAAACCATAAAGTAGTAGTCGATTTAGGAAAAATTAAGCTAAGAGAGGAGACGAGAGTAATCTCTTCAGCTTTAAATATTGATCCATTAAAGTTAATATCTTCTGGCGCATTTATAGCTATTTCTGATAAGCCTGATCTGATCATAAATTCGGTGAGCGATGCTTATATAATTGGTGAAGTGTTAAATGGTGATCCGATACTTCATGTAAAAGGAGTAGGAGAATTTAATGAAGATTTTGAAGAGGAGTTAGTTAAATTTGAAAGCCGTTATAATGGCTGGAGGAAAGGGTAA
- a CDS encoding NTP transferase domain-containing protein: MKAVIMAGGKGKRISIYKPFLNVCGKPLVSWVYDAASSITSEVYLAISNRHPLFPIFEHSVFKILNTYDNDYVEDLMLIINKLGFPLLVLPIDVAFLTTDVLRYLINSCHADICSLIYEDDFLGISYWRGNDFNNYMNVHFKGKKIYNVNTWDKYIKANHECNKQ; the protein is encoded by the coding sequence TTGAAAGCCGTTATAATGGCTGGAGGAAAGGGTAAGAGGATTTCTATCTATAAGCCTTTTCTTAATGTTTGTGGCAAGCCTTTAGTATCGTGGGTTTATGATGCAGCAAGTAGTATTACCAGTGAAGTTTATTTAGCAATTAGTAATCGCCATCCGCTGTTTCCTATTTTTGAGCATTCTGTCTTTAAAATATTAAATACCTATGATAATGATTACGTTGAGGATTTGATGTTAATTATCAACAAGTTAGGATTTCCACTTTTAGTATTACCTATTGATGTGGCATTCCTCACTACTGATGTTTTGCGTTACTTAATAAACTCTTGCCACGCTGATATATGCTCGCTGATATATGAGGACGATTTTTTAGGCATATCTTATTGGAGGGGAAACGATTTCAACAACTATATGAATGTTCACTTTAAAGGAAAAAAGATATATAATGTCAATACATGGGATAAGTATATTAAGGCTAATCATGAGTGTAATAAGCAGTGA
- a CDS encoding DUF1614 domain-containing protein, whose translation MKRIIVLSPFRGFFRTIVYFLLGLIMALVSAGYFSQLLSTIGINRDVAILVALLISFVSLFTSPLNLILKEVKREAEVIEQDVIFFFGYPIFIPRITKISANTLIAVNFGGALIPATVSIFLVYELRAYLYLLLINVILVALLSKLFSRVIRGVGVVMHPLIPSLFSVIFSYILFYKLHILIPLSAYVGSVLGTLIGADLLNLKRIIDDARPQIISIGGMGTFDGIFVSGIIAIFISELLLL comes from the coding sequence GTGAAGAGGATAATAGTTCTTTCTCCATTTAGGGGTTTTTTTAGAACTATAGTATACTTCTTACTAGGTTTAATTATGGCGTTAGTCTCAGCAGGATATTTTTCTCAATTGCTAAGTACTATAGGTATAAATAGAGACGTTGCAATACTAGTTGCATTACTAATATCCTTTGTTAGTTTATTCACGAGCCCCTTAAACTTAATATTGAAGGAGGTGAAGAGAGAAGCTGAAGTTATAGAACAAGATGTTATATTCTTCTTTGGTTATCCTATATTTATACCTAGGATAACTAAGATAAGTGCTAATACGTTAATAGCGGTAAATTTTGGTGGTGCATTAATTCCCGCTACAGTTTCTATTTTTTTAGTCTATGAACTGAGGGCTTATTTATATCTTTTATTAATAAATGTGATTCTAGTCGCTCTTTTATCAAAGTTATTTTCAAGAGTAATAAGAGGAGTAGGTGTAGTAATGCATCCGCTAATTCCTAGCTTATTTTCTGTCATATTTAGTTATATTCTATTTTATAAGTTACACATACTTATTCCGCTTTCCGCCTACGTGGGAAGTGTTTTAGGGACACTTATAGGGGCTGATCTATTGAACCTTAAAAGGATAATTGATGATGCTAGACCCCAGATAATTAGTATAGGAGGCATGGGAACTTTTGATGGAATTTTTGTGTCTGGGATTATAGCCATATTCATAAGCGAGCTGTTATTATTGTAA
- a CDS encoding thiamine-phosphate synthase family protein, which produces MSEISEREFILKRLKEAVDKFVFNEKTYLLIPEVRTNIGYALSNAKTINDVAAIPGRLTVAFNRVIYCMLPAFGASDHIARVILSTMKYDKNMRSAINLKYYDTIRNNLDKSNLFIFDRSTEPHEVKNKEGGSMQFMISKAFEALGKVPNYIIDLGDYGKEPSVFVIDKDPIEVVDKSLKLLDYINA; this is translated from the coding sequence ATGAGCGAGATTTCTGAGAGGGAATTTATCTTGAAGAGATTAAAAGAAGCTGTAGATAAATTTGTGTTTAATGAAAAAACATATCTGCTAATCCCAGAAGTTAGAACCAATATAGGCTATGCCTTATCTAACGCTAAGACAATTAATGATGTTGCCGCTATACCTGGTAGGTTAACCGTAGCTTTTAATAGAGTTATCTATTGCATGCTTCCCGCATTCGGGGCATCAGATCACATTGCAAGAGTTATCTTGTCGACTATGAAATATGATAAAAATATGAGAAGTGCTATAAATTTGAAATATTATGATACTATAAGAAATAATCTCGATAAATCTAATTTATTTATTTTTGATAGGTCAACTGAGCCACATGAGGTTAAGAATAAGGAAGGAGGAAGTATGCAATTTATGATTAGTAAAGCTTTTGAGGCACTAGGTAAAGTTCCAAATTATATAATAGATTTAGGGGATTATGGTAAAGAACCCTCAGTTTTTGTAATAGATAAAGATCCTATAGAGGTTGTTGATAAATCGCTGAAATTGCTAGATTATATTAATGCATAA
- a CDS encoding PadR family transcriptional regulator yields the protein MISKLNFQRLRKGALKYLVLECLNEKPMHAYEIIKVIENKFQGYYRPSTGSIYPILKNLLDSGYIQVEIRDGKKMYKITDSGKKHFEELVKNKSELLFGGKPNLIRPILEELLKTAFFLYENKTKINESNSQKILDKLSECREELKKILT from the coding sequence GTGATATCAAAGTTAAACTTTCAGAGGTTAAGAAAAGGAGCTCTAAAGTACTTAGTTTTGGAGTGTTTAAATGAAAAACCTATGCATGCGTACGAAATAATAAAGGTTATAGAAAATAAGTTCCAAGGCTATTATAGACCTAGCACTGGATCAATTTATCCAATATTAAAAAATTTATTAGACTCAGGTTACATACAAGTAGAAATTAGAGATGGAAAAAAAATGTACAAAATTACAGACAGTGGCAAGAAACATTTTGAAGAGTTGGTTAAGAATAAATCAGAGCTACTATTTGGCGGTAAGCCTAATTTAATTAGACCAATATTAGAGGAGTTACTAAAAACAGCGTTCTTCTTGTATGAAAATAAAACTAAAATAAATGAATCAAATTCGCAAAAAATTCTAGATAAACTTAGTGAATGCAGGGAGGAACTTAAGAAAATACTTACTTAA
- a CDS encoding ParA family protein, with protein sequence MIITIINQKGGVGKTTTSVNLAYYLSKVKKTALLDLDPEGGATVSYGMKREMKELDLGSKSVNIFNVEVFPANIGLLKMELSGDVDEISNKIKKIGDQFDYLVIDTPPNLGTLAISAMITANKIVSPVTPQPLSLEAMKNLDSRLKNLEKTAYSITNFSKKPIKVDNLISIKCTDIAVPPSRLFIEASRLGVPALRYEEVRVKRPKLVTYFQQLSKVLEE encoded by the coding sequence ATGATTATCACGATAATAAACCAAAAAGGAGGAGTAGGAAAAACCACTACTTCCGTCAATTTAGCTTATTATCTTAGTAAAGTTAAAAAAACCGCATTACTGGATCTAGATCCTGAGGGAGGAGCTACAGTCTCTTATGGCATGAAAAGGGAAATGAAGGAACTAGATTTAGGATCTAAAAGCGTAAACATATTTAACGTTGAAGTATTCCCGGCAAACATTGGATTATTAAAGATGGAATTAAGTGGAGATGTAGACGAGATAAGTAACAAAATAAAGAAAATAGGAGATCAGTTCGATTATCTAGTAATAGATACACCTCCTAATTTAGGAACTCTAGCCATATCTGCAATGATCACTGCTAATAAGATAGTATCACCAGTCACACCGCAACCCTTATCTTTAGAGGCGATGAAAAATTTAGACTCTAGACTGAAAAATCTAGAAAAAACTGCTTACTCAATTACTAATTTCTCTAAGAAACCTATAAAGGTAGATAATTTAATTTCAATTAAATGTACTGATATAGCCGTCCCTCCGTCCAGATTATTCATAGAAGCCTCTAGACTCGGAGTTCCAGCCTTGAGATATGAAGAGGTTAGAGTGAAGAGACCAAAATTAGTAACGTATTTTCAACAACTATCTAAGGTGTTAGAGGAATGA
- a CDS encoding carbon-nitrogen hydrolase family protein — protein MKIGVIQPSNARSALNLTEKALEEGAELVLLPEKWTKSLDEVPLSEFQNLARKYTAYIIPGAFEDGVSVVSPIIDDTGNLKGISKKVHLFEEEKTRLFPGNEGVMFTYRGIKFGISICYDVDFPEFIREMFLNGVEIVLVPSKVRSTGIQIWKDYLRIRVLENRIGIVNANAYNPPEFTGNSIVIVPEKDNNTGIVLPKILGELGNEENYLVVNVDPLRFIQLRKNRLNEVVKFTIKQL, from the coding sequence TTGAAAATTGGAGTAATCCAACCTTCTAATGCGAGATCAGCGTTAAATCTAACGGAAAAAGCATTAGAAGAAGGAGCAGAATTAGTTCTTTTGCCAGAGAAATGGACTAAAAGTCTGGATGAAGTACCACTTTCAGAATTTCAAAATTTAGCTAGAAAATATACGGCATACATTATACCTGGAGCATTTGAGGATGGTGTCTCAGTAGTTTCACCTATAATAGATGATACAGGTAATTTGAAAGGAATTTCTAAGAAAGTTCACCTATTTGAAGAAGAGAAGACTAGATTATTCCCGGGAAATGAAGGAGTAATGTTTACATATAGGGGAATTAAGTTTGGAATTTCTATATGTTATGACGTAGATTTTCCAGAATTTATAAGGGAGATGTTCCTTAATGGAGTAGAAATAGTATTAGTCCCATCAAAGGTTAGGAGCACGGGAATTCAAATTTGGAAAGATTATCTTAGGATAAGGGTACTTGAAAATAGAATAGGAATAGTAAACGCTAATGCATATAACCCACCTGAGTTCACAGGAAATAGTATAGTAATAGTACCAGAAAAGGATAATAACACTGGCATCGTATTACCAAAAATACTTGGTGAACTTGGAAATGAGGAAAATTATTTAGTTGTGAACGTTGACCCACTTAGATTCATTCAACTTAGGAAAAATAGGTTAAATGAGGTTGTAAAATTCACCATAAAACAGCTATAG
- a CDS encoding CBS domain-containing protein, whose product MIEDSLIIRPEYIAHAMDKLNDIISKMKETKMWTIPVVKDKKLLGLISYKDLLSRRVSLETKVINIMNPIISVNINDSIDKIITKFYTSKARVIPVVNDKREFLGLITRESLLSYLMKSNQIPNKKAREYMSSPPTVINEDDSVARARWIMIRDNISRLPVMKEKKLTGIVTARDIVDALYSFSGRKRESIMKDEERVMAMPIKEIMKYPVITINGNDSLQDVVTKILKFNISGLPVMEGEMVSGVISGLDVIKAVTEKMQLSIPIEAKIPQTLKSNLDFKANIDGILERYLSKIERLTDVIGFKVSFKEEMSSSKSDKKLYTATVKVTTKIGDYIAKDTDWEPTVAIKNAVEKIEKRILRKLRKIEESKKGVKAEEA is encoded by the coding sequence ATGATAGAAGATTCTTTGATTATAAGACCTGAATATATTGCTCATGCTATGGATAAATTAAACGATATCATCTCTAAAATGAAGGAAACTAAGATGTGGACTATCCCGGTGGTAAAGGATAAGAAATTGTTAGGATTAATTTCTTATAAAGATCTTCTGTCTAGAAGAGTGAGTCTAGAGACTAAAGTAATAAACATAATGAACCCGATTATTTCAGTAAATATAAATGATAGTATAGATAAAATAATTACAAAATTTTACACAAGCAAGGCTAGGGTAATACCAGTGGTAAATGATAAAAGGGAATTTCTTGGGTTAATTACGAGAGAGTCCCTTTTATCTTACTTAATGAAGTCAAATCAAATACCTAATAAAAAAGCTAGAGAGTATATGTCGTCTCCTCCTACTGTGATTAATGAAGACGATTCTGTAGCTAGAGCTAGATGGATTATGATAAGGGACAATATTAGTAGGTTGCCAGTAATGAAGGAGAAAAAATTGACTGGAATAGTTACTGCCAGAGATATTGTTGACGCTCTTTACAGTTTTAGTGGAAGAAAAAGAGAATCTATCATGAAAGATGAGGAAAGAGTTATGGCAATGCCCATTAAAGAAATTATGAAGTATCCGGTAATTACGATAAACGGTAATGATAGTTTACAAGATGTAGTAACAAAAATACTGAAATTTAATATATCAGGTTTACCAGTGATGGAAGGGGAAATGGTAAGCGGAGTTATAAGTGGTTTAGATGTAATCAAAGCTGTTACTGAAAAGATGCAATTGAGTATACCAATAGAGGCAAAAATTCCACAAACCTTAAAATCTAACCTTGATTTTAAGGCAAACATAGATGGTATTCTAGAGAGGTATTTAAGTAAGATAGAAAGACTTACGGATGTAATAGGATTTAAAGTCTCTTTCAAGGAAGAAATGAGCAGTAGCAAAAGCGATAAAAAATTGTATACAGCAACCGTTAAGGTAACGACGAAAATTGGAGATTATATAGCTAAAGATACTGATTGGGAACCAACAGTTGCAATTAAGAACGCTGTAGAAAAGATAGAGAAAAGAATATTAAGAAAATTGAGGAAGATAGAAGAGAGTAAAAAGGGAGTAAAGGCAGAAGAGGCTTGA
- a CDS encoding acetoin utilization protein AcuC gives MHRTAFVWSDDYYKYSFPDDHPFKSLRESMAKRYLEDRGAFHYIDIVSPQLVSDDILQIVHSREYIEFVRKKSLEGIGYLDEGDTPAFKGIYEASLVRISGSVTALNLLLNGEYEHTINIGGGFHHAKRNKAGGFCVFNDVALVAKLAENKLSKIAIVDIDGHHGDGTQELLYDDDKVLKISLHMYHPNFFPGSGSVNEIGTGKASGYTVNVPLPPGTGDDGYLLAFNEVVVPILERYKPEVIILMEGGDSHFDDPLVELKLSTYGYLDVVTKVHNIAHRYAGGKLLMLGGGGYNYDATARTWVLSIAQIADIYDAEYELLHDQYHTKSSSFVMDRIKDIISQLKKIHSLD, from the coding sequence TTGCATAGGACAGCCTTTGTTTGGAGTGATGATTATTATAAATATTCATTTCCGGACGATCATCCGTTTAAATCGCTGAGGGAAAGTATGGCTAAAAGGTATTTAGAGGACAGAGGAGCATTTCATTATATAGACATAGTGAGTCCGCAATTGGTCTCAGATGATATATTACAGATAGTACACTCTAGAGAATATATAGAATTCGTTAGAAAGAAGAGTCTAGAGGGAATAGGGTATTTAGACGAGGGAGATACTCCCGCGTTTAAAGGTATATATGAAGCATCATTAGTTAGGATAAGTGGAAGCGTTACAGCACTTAATCTCTTGCTTAATGGAGAATATGAGCACACTATAAATATTGGAGGGGGATTTCATCATGCAAAGAGAAATAAAGCAGGAGGGTTTTGTGTATTTAACGATGTTGCGTTAGTAGCTAAATTAGCGGAGAACAAACTCTCTAAGATAGCTATAGTAGATATTGATGGACATCATGGCGATGGCACTCAAGAGCTACTTTATGATGACGATAAGGTATTAAAAATTTCTTTACATATGTATCATCCTAATTTTTTCCCTGGAAGCGGAAGTGTCAATGAGATAGGGACGGGAAAGGCTAGTGGATATACTGTAAATGTCCCTTTACCTCCAGGTACTGGTGATGACGGATATCTTCTAGCTTTTAATGAGGTAGTCGTGCCTATATTAGAAAGATATAAGCCAGAAGTGATAATTCTCATGGAAGGGGGGGATTCACATTTTGATGATCCCCTAGTAGAGTTAAAATTATCTACATACGGATATCTCGATGTGGTTACTAAGGTTCACAATATAGCTCATAGATATGCTGGAGGAAAATTATTAATGTTAGGAGGAGGTGGCTATAACTATGACGCAACTGCCAGAACCTGGGTTTTATCTATAGCTCAAATAGCTGATATTTATGACGCTGAGTATGAACTTTTGCATGATCAATACCATACTAAATCATCATCTTTTGTAATGGATAGAATCAAAGATATAATAAGCCAATTAAAGAAAATCCATTCACTTGATTAA